One window from the genome of Octopus sinensis unplaced genomic scaffold, ASM634580v1 Contig18749, whole genome shotgun sequence encodes:
- the LOC118761942 gene encoding serine/threonine-protein kinase 33-like: MHFLYHQAGSRGVCLLEHEIEILKIINHPNLIKLYEVYETRQQVFLVMELCEKGQLAQMLKKKNNLEEREIRDVIKQLACALTYLHKMELNDFGLAIKIGGVTADHMLHDFCGTPVYMGRKCIQGMLEVNPALRLSANEISNSYWITGKTINSENVNVLEMMKQYKEDQMEDKDSIKIDNDNTSKDVKKEKEPSSALEQCSFLKKKKIFKRRTSSRDVF, from the exons atgCATTTCTTATATCATCAGGCCGGCAGTCGGGGAGTGTGTTTACTCGAGcatgaaatagaaattttgaaaataatcaatcaCCCAAACTTAATTAAACTTTATGAAGTGTATGAAACTAGGCAG CAAGTTTTTTTGGTAATGGAATTATGTGAGAAAGGACAGCTAGCGCAAAtgctaaagaaaaagaataatttagAAGAACGCGAAATTCGGGATGTAATTAAACAATTAGCATGTGCTTTAACCTATCTTCACAAAATGG aattaaa TGATTTCGGTCTGGCCATAAAAATTGGAGGAGTTACGGCTGATCACATGCTACACGATTTCTGCGGGACTCCGGTTTACatgg GAAGGAAGTGTATTCAGGGAATGTTAGAAGTAAATCCCGCTTTACGTCTCTCAGCAAATGAAATTTCAAATTCCTATTGGATTAcg GGAAAGACAATAAACTCGGAAAATGTCAATGTTCTTGAAATGATGAAGCAGTACAAAGAGGACCAAATGGAAGACAAAGATTCAATCAAAATAGACAACGATAACACGTCTAAagatgttaaaaaagaaaaagagcctTCTTCGGCTTTGGAACAGTGTtcctttttaaaaaagaaaaaaatatttaaaaggcgGACTTCTTCCAGAgatgtattttaa
- the LOC118761943 gene encoding general transcription factor II-I repeat domain-containing protein 2A-like gives MHNSKPTCLICKEKVSVVKEYNVRRHYETKHSEYAKFSKELKTRKLDSLKSELRNQQRLLNSSIHSSSDTVKASYSVAMIISKRMKSFSDGEFVKECLDAVVKDILPDKTKKFSNISLSRQTICRRVNDISNEIVVTLRDQIKYFKSYSLAFDECTDISDTSQLVVYIRGVTESFQVKQEMLNLVSLKDTTKGEDIFQAVMKCLSDNGANLETLAGLTTDGAPAMIGRNKGVTEIIDLQCNSELRLVYPTISKIDFYNKYVTAEKYPNLRIFAQRVVSSFGSTYVQKCNKII, from the exons ATGCATAATTCCAAGCCAACATGTTTAATTTGCAAGGAGAAAGTatcggtggtgaaagagtacaatgtAAGAAGACATTATGAAACAAAGCATTCCGAATACGCGAAATTTAGTAAGGAATTGAAAACAAGGAAACTGGATTCGCTTAAATCTGAATTGAGAAATCAGCAAAGACTATTAAATTCATCGATACACTCTTCTTCTGATACTGTTAAAGCAAGCTACTCTGTTGCAATGataatttcaaagagaatgaaaTCATTTTCGGATGGAGAATTCGTAAAAGAGTGTTTGGATGCTGTCGTGAAAGACATTTTGCCAGATAAAACTAAAAAGTTTTCAAACATTAGCTTGTCACGTCAAACCATATGTCGCAGGGTTAATgacatttcaaatgaaattgtGGTGACTTTGCgtgatcaaataaaatatttcaaaagttattcTTTGGCCTTTGACGAATGCACGGATATATCAGACACGTCTCAACTTGTAGTATATATTCGTGGAGTTACCGaatcttttcaagtgaaacaagAAATGCTTAACcttgtcagtttgaaagatactacaAAGGGCGAAGATATTTTCCAAGCTGTTATGAAATGTTTATCCGACAATGGAGCGAATTTAGAGACCCTTGCTGGATTGACAACAGATGGGGCGCCGGCTATGATTGGAAGAAATAAAGGAGTT ACGGAAATAATTGACCTACAGTGCAACAGTGAACTAAGACTTGTTTATCCTACTATATCCAAAATTGACTTTTATAACAAATATGTGACTGCAGAAAAATATCCCAACTTAAGAATTTTTGCACAAAGAGTTGTAAGCTCCTTTGGATCTACTTAC GTGcagaaatgtaataaaattatatga